One segment of Paraburkholderia bonniea DNA contains the following:
- a CDS encoding molybdopterin-containing oxidoreductase family protein, protein MSAVPEFARAVCPHDCPDTCAMRVTVENGKALKVSGDPDHPPTGGVLCTKVSRYAERVHHPQRLRTPMKRIGRKGEGRYEPITWDEAYRLAAANLTAIAQRCPEAILPYSYAGTMGLVQSESIAQRFFHKLGASRLDRTICAAAGAAGLKYTYGASLGMHAEFFEESELILIWGGNPIASNLHFWTRAQEAKRRGAKLIAIDPYRSLTAEKCHQHIALRPGTDGALALGLIYVLITENLLDHRYISDHTKGFDELKARALTYPPHRVAQICGLAEAVIVDLARAYGTTAKSAVRLNYGMQRIRGGGNAVRAIACLPSLTGAWRKREGGLILSSSGWAPVDSHALERPDLMPGWPDKCPRIINMNTIGDALLNSGNAVFGPKIEAVIVYNSNPVAVAPDSERVAAGFAREDLFTIVLEHFQTDTADYADLLLPATTQLEHLDIHSSYGHTYVMANLPALPPVGEARPNTEIFRGIARAMGLTDSALFESDEQVAASAFHWNDPALAGHTWDELKQVGWIKLNVPEAPFAEGGFRTPSGKCEFYSERLAEDGLDPLPSYVPPYESAESAPELAARFPLAMISPPARHFLNSTFVNVSSLRSVEGEPHLDIHPVDAFERNIAEGDQVRIFNDRGSMQARARVTDKVREGLVVGLSIWWKKLAPDGRNANQVTSQALTDLGGSATFYDCLVEVERA, encoded by the coding sequence ATGTCGGCTGTGCCTGAATTTGCTCGTGCGGTGTGCCCACATGATTGTCCCGATACCTGTGCAATGCGGGTGACAGTTGAAAATGGGAAGGCCCTAAAGGTGAGCGGTGACCCCGATCACCCGCCGACTGGCGGCGTACTGTGTACCAAAGTTAGCCGTTATGCGGAGCGTGTGCATCATCCGCAGCGTCTGAGGACCCCGATGAAGCGCATCGGTCGGAAAGGCGAGGGGCGTTATGAGCCAATCACATGGGACGAAGCCTATCGCTTGGCAGCCGCGAACCTAACGGCGATCGCGCAGCGCTGTCCAGAAGCGATTCTGCCCTATAGTTATGCTGGCACGATGGGGCTGGTTCAAAGCGAGAGTATCGCTCAGCGGTTTTTTCATAAGCTGGGTGCATCAAGGCTGGATCGCACGATTTGCGCTGCGGCGGGTGCGGCTGGCTTGAAGTACACGTATGGCGCGAGCCTGGGCATGCACGCTGAGTTTTTCGAAGAGAGTGAGCTTATCCTGATCTGGGGGGGCAATCCTATTGCGTCAAACCTGCATTTCTGGACGCGGGCTCAAGAAGCAAAGCGTCGAGGTGCCAAACTCATTGCGATTGATCCTTACCGCTCTTTGACGGCTGAAAAATGTCATCAGCACATTGCATTGCGTCCCGGTACTGACGGGGCTTTAGCGCTTGGTTTGATCTACGTTTTGATTACTGAAAATTTACTGGATCACCGTTATATCAGCGATCACACGAAAGGTTTTGATGAGCTAAAAGCGCGCGCATTAACCTATCCACCGCACCGCGTAGCCCAAATTTGTGGTTTAGCGGAAGCTGTAATTGTCGACTTGGCGCGGGCATATGGCACGACAGCAAAATCGGCTGTTCGGTTGAATTACGGTATGCAGCGAATACGTGGCGGTGGCAACGCCGTGCGAGCTATTGCCTGTTTGCCATCGCTTACCGGTGCATGGCGCAAACGTGAAGGCGGCTTGATCCTGTCGTCATCAGGGTGGGCACCGGTTGATTCGCATGCACTGGAGCGTCCTGACTTGATGCCTGGGTGGCCGGATAAATGTCCTCGCATCATCAATATGAATACGATTGGAGATGCATTACTTAATTCTGGTAATGCAGTATTCGGCCCGAAAATTGAAGCGGTCATTGTCTATAACTCAAACCCGGTTGCTGTAGCGCCTGATTCAGAACGTGTGGCAGCAGGATTTGCACGTGAGGATTTATTCACCATCGTGCTTGAGCATTTTCAGACGGATACGGCTGATTATGCCGATCTGCTTTTGCCTGCGACGACGCAACTTGAGCATTTGGATATTCATAGTTCTTACGGTCACACCTACGTCATGGCAAATTTGCCTGCGCTTCCTCCCGTTGGCGAGGCGCGGCCCAACACTGAAATTTTTCGCGGTATCGCACGAGCGATGGGCCTAACGGATAGCGCGTTATTTGAAAGTGATGAGCAGGTTGCGGCGAGTGCATTCCACTGGAATGATCCTGCGCTGGCTGGGCATACCTGGGATGAATTGAAGCAGGTCGGCTGGATAAAACTGAATGTGCCAGAGGCACCTTTTGCGGAAGGTGGTTTTCGCACGCCATCGGGCAAGTGCGAATTTTATAGTGAGCGTCTTGCCGAGGATGGCCTCGATCCGTTGCCAAGCTATGTGCCGCCCTACGAGTCCGCCGAGAGCGCACCGGAGCTTGCCGCCAGGTTTCCACTAGCGATGATTTCTCCACCGGCACGGCATTTTTTAAATAGCACTTTCGTTAATGTTTCGAGCTTACGGAGCGTCGAGGGCGAACCGCATCTGGATATTCACCCCGTCGATGCATTTGAGCGAAATATCGCGGAGGGCGACCAAGTGCGTATTTTCAACGACCGTGGTTCGATGCAAGCTCGTGCACGGGTGACGGACAAGGTCCGAGAAGGATTGGTCGTGGGTTTGTCGATCTGGTGGAAAAAACTGGCCCCAGATGGCCGGAATGCAAATCAGGTTACAAGCCAGGCGCTGACGGATCTTGGCGGTTCTGCCACGTTTTACGATTGCCTCGTTGAGGTGGAGCGAGCTTAA
- a CDS encoding long-chain fatty acid--CoA ligase: MEKIWLKSYPPGVPAEIDPSQYASVGALLDESFRQYRTRPAFVCMGARMTYGELDTMSRKLGAWFQAKGIVQGARIAIMMPNVLQYPVAIAAILRAGYVVVNVNPLYTPRELEHQLKDSGAEAIILLENFAATLQAVLGKTSVKHVIVAAMGDLMGIKGLAVNFVVRHVKKLVPAWQLPGHTRFNEALSQASRHTFTPAQPGPNDVAFLQYTGGTTGVAKGATLLHRNLIANVLQSEVWLDPVRVKRPDINQVITVIALPLYHVFALTVCGLLTIRTGGLGVLIPNPRDIGGTIKALQGYAITTFPAVNTLYNALLNHPDFAKLDFSNLLAANGGGMAVQEAVAKRWRAQTGTPIIEGYGLSETSPSVTCNPATITEYSGTIGLPLPSTEVSIRDESGNEVPLGQPGEICIRGPQVMAGYWNCPEETAKVMTSDGYFKSGDIGVMDSAGFVKIVDRKKDMILVSGFNVYPNEIEGVVATHPGVFEVAAVGVPDVHSGEAVKLFVVKKDPALTEEDLLAYCKTQLTGYKRPKFIEFRTELPKSNVGKILRRELRDG, encoded by the coding sequence ATGGAAAAAATCTGGCTGAAATCCTATCCGCCTGGCGTTCCAGCAGAAATTGACCCTAGTCAGTACGCTTCGGTTGGTGCTCTGCTTGATGAGAGTTTTCGTCAATATCGCACTCGACCAGCGTTTGTTTGCATGGGCGCGCGGATGACTTATGGCGAGCTTGACACGATGTCGCGCAAGCTCGGGGCCTGGTTTCAGGCGAAGGGCATTGTGCAAGGTGCGCGTATCGCCATCATGATGCCGAACGTGCTGCAATATCCCGTTGCGATTGCCGCTATCCTGCGCGCGGGATATGTCGTGGTTAATGTCAATCCTCTCTACACTCCGCGCGAACTCGAACATCAATTAAAAGACAGTGGCGCAGAGGCGATTATTCTGCTGGAAAATTTTGCAGCTACGCTTCAGGCTGTACTGGGCAAAACATCCGTCAAACATGTGATTGTTGCCGCGATGGGCGATTTGATGGGTATTAAAGGGCTCGCGGTCAATTTTGTTGTCCGGCATGTAAAAAAATTAGTGCCGGCATGGCAACTGCCCGGCCACACACGGTTCAATGAAGCGCTTTCGCAAGCCAGCCGCCACACCTTTACGCCAGCTCAACCTGGGCCCAATGATGTCGCTTTTCTTCAATATACGGGCGGCACTACTGGCGTGGCAAAGGGAGCGACGCTGTTGCACCGGAACCTGATTGCCAATGTGCTGCAATCGGAAGTATGGCTTGATCCGGTGCGAGTGAAGCGACCGGATATCAATCAGGTCATTACGGTTATCGCATTGCCGCTGTATCACGTGTTCGCCTTGACGGTGTGTGGGCTGCTGACCATTCGCACTGGCGGGCTTGGCGTGCTAATCCCGAATCCACGCGACATTGGCGGCACGATCAAGGCGTTGCAAGGTTATGCGATTACGACGTTTCCAGCGGTAAACACGCTGTATAACGCGCTATTAAATCATCCTGATTTTGCGAAGCTGGATTTTTCGAATCTTCTAGCTGCGAACGGTGGCGGTATGGCTGTGCAAGAGGCGGTGGCGAAGCGCTGGCGCGCGCAAACTGGTACGCCGATTATCGAGGGTTATGGTTTGTCGGAGACTTCGCCGTCGGTAACCTGTAACCCGGCAACGATTACCGAGTACAGCGGGACAATCGGCTTGCCGTTACCTTCCACCGAAGTGTCAATACGGGATGAAAGTGGCAATGAGGTGCCGCTTGGCCAGCCGGGTGAAATTTGCATTCGTGGGCCGCAGGTTATGGCGGGTTACTGGAATTGCCCGGAAGAGACTGCGAAGGTGATGACTTCCGATGGGTATTTCAAATCGGGCGATATCGGGGTGATGGACTCGGCCGGTTTTGTCAAAATCGTGGATCGCAAGAAGGACATGATTCTGGTGTCAGGCTTCAACGTTTATCCGAATGAAATCGAGGGGGTGGTTGCCACGCACCCTGGGGTCTTCGAGGTTGCGGCAGTGGGTGTGCCGGATGTCCACTCTGGTGAGGCGGTCAAATTATTTGTCGTAAAGAAGGATCCTGCTCTCACGGAAGAGGACTTGTTGGCTTACTGTAAAACGCAGTTGACGGGTTATAAACGGCCGAAGTTTATCGAGTTTCGTACTGAGCTGCCGAAGAGCAATGTTGGCAAGATTTTGCGGCGAGAACTGCGGGATGGCTAG
- a CDS encoding porin yields the protein MKKSLLALAALGTLTSVAHAQSSVTLYGIIDEGFNYVSNVQSAAPGGRTGNHLYNLSSGVMQGSRWGLRGKEDLGGGLKAVFVLENGFDINNGKLGQGGSEFGRQAYVGLSSPYGTVTLGRQYDSVVDYVGGLEVGSQWGGYISAHPGDLDNFNNANRVNNAIKFASANYAGFTFGGLYSLGGLAGSFNRNQIWSLGAGYANGPLTLGVGYLNVKDPNTSFWGNQPNGTAGNNMGASSIAGVQSNPVISGFATAHTYQVIGVGGAYTFGAATIGATYSNIKFKDLGTDTVAGMPAAQAAYGGTATFNNAEVSLKYQLTPSLLLGAAYNYTRGSEIGTLDRAQYHQGSLGADYFLSKRTDVYLIGVYQHASGTDSTGQTAVASINGLTPSNSNSQTAVRVGIRHKF from the coding sequence ATGAAAAAGTCGCTTCTGGCTCTTGCAGCTCTGGGCACCTTAACTAGTGTTGCTCACGCACAAAGCAGCGTGACGCTGTACGGCATCATTGATGAAGGCTTCAACTATGTGAGCAACGTACAGTCAGCAGCTCCAGGCGGCCGCACTGGCAATCATCTGTACAACTTGTCTAGCGGCGTAATGCAAGGCAGCCGCTGGGGCCTGCGCGGCAAGGAAGATCTGGGTGGCGGCCTGAAAGCAGTGTTCGTCCTCGAAAATGGCTTCGACATCAACAACGGCAAACTGGGTCAAGGCGGTAGCGAATTCGGACGCCAAGCCTACGTTGGCCTGTCGAGCCCCTACGGCACAGTGACGCTCGGCCGGCAATATGACTCTGTCGTCGATTACGTCGGCGGGCTGGAAGTCGGCTCCCAATGGGGCGGTTACATCTCCGCTCACCCGGGTGATCTGGACAACTTCAATAACGCGAACCGGGTAAACAACGCCATCAAATTCGCCAGCGCAAATTACGCTGGCTTTACGTTTGGCGGCTTGTACAGCTTGGGCGGTCTTGCTGGCAGCTTCAACCGTAACCAGATCTGGTCGCTGGGCGCTGGTTATGCAAATGGTCCGTTGACGCTGGGCGTGGGCTACCTGAACGTAAAAGATCCAAATACATCGTTCTGGGGCAATCAGCCAAACGGTACGGCCGGCAACAACATGGGTGCCTCGTCCATCGCGGGCGTGCAAAGCAATCCTGTCATCTCCGGTTTCGCTACTGCGCATACGTACCAGGTCATCGGCGTCGGCGGTGCTTACACCTTTGGCGCGGCCACAATCGGCGCAACGTATTCGAATATCAAGTTCAAGGATCTGGGTACCGATACCGTCGCAGGTATGCCCGCAGCCCAGGCAGCCTACGGTGGCACAGCCACGTTCAACAACGCCGAAGTCAGCCTGAAATACCAGCTGACGCCATCACTGCTGCTCGGTGCCGCTTATAACTACACACGTGGTAGCGAGATCGGCACACTTGACCGTGCGCAATATCATCAGGGATCACTCGGTGCGGACTACTTCCTGTCCAAGCGCACTGACGTTTACCTGATAGGGGTGTATCAGCACGCATCGGGCACCGATTCGACTGGTCAGACAGCCGTGGCCTCAATCAACGGTTTGACGCCATCGAACTCGAATAGCCAGACCGCAGTTCGCGTAGGCATTCGTCATAAGTTCTAA
- the coq7 gene encoding 2-polyprenyl-3-methyl-6-methoxy-1,4-benzoquinone monooxygenase gives MLPEEWITEFDRGLRSMTGVSRMMRPVPLATESSVEAAGLSPAEQAHSAGLMRVNHVGEVCAQALYQAQKISTRSPLLKAMFEHAAQEEEDHLAWTARRLAELDSRPSLLNPLWYGGALAIGLVAGRCGDRVSLGFMAETERQVEHHLDSHLEQLPKADLASRAIVAQMRADEATHGKAATEAGGIDLPFPVRAMMRFASKVMTRTAYYV, from the coding sequence ATGCTGCCGGAAGAATGGATAACTGAGTTTGATCGGGGTTTGCGCTCAATGACTGGCGTGTCTCGAATGATGCGCCCCGTGCCACTTGCCACTGAATCATCAGTGGAGGCGGCTGGGTTATCGCCAGCAGAACAGGCGCACTCGGCTGGTTTGATGCGAGTCAATCACGTTGGCGAAGTCTGTGCCCAGGCGCTTTACCAGGCGCAAAAAATTTCCACCCGTTCGCCGCTCCTCAAAGCAATGTTCGAGCATGCGGCGCAAGAGGAGGAGGATCATCTGGCCTGGACTGCCCGGCGGCTTGCCGAGCTGGATTCGCGTCCTAGTCTTTTGAATCCGTTGTGGTATGGCGGAGCGCTAGCGATAGGTTTGGTGGCGGGGCGCTGCGGTGATCGCGTCAGTCTTGGTTTTATGGCGGAAACCGAGCGCCAGGTTGAGCATCATCTGGATAGTCACCTCGAACAACTGCCCAAAGCTGATCTGGCATCAAGAGCCATCGTTGCGCAGATGCGCGCAGATGAAGCTACGCATGGCAAGGCGGCAACGGAGGCAGGTGGGATAGATTTACCTTTTCCGGTGCGCGCGATGATGCGTTTCGCATCAAAAGTCATGACCCGTACCGCGTATTACGTGTAG
- the mraZ gene encoding division/cell wall cluster transcriptional repressor MraZ, with product MFQGASALTLDAKGRMSVPARYREALQEQTEGRVTITKHPDGCLLLFPRPEWEVFRTKIAALPMDAHWWRRIFLGNASDVDLDGAGRVLVSPELRMAAALEKEIILLGMGSHFELWDASTYAAKEQAAMAQGMPDALKNFTF from the coding sequence GTGTTTCAAGGGGCGTCGGCGCTGACACTCGATGCGAAAGGGCGGATGTCCGTTCCTGCGCGTTATCGAGAGGCGCTGCAAGAGCAGACAGAAGGCCGGGTAACGATTACCAAGCATCCGGATGGCTGCCTGTTGTTGTTTCCACGCCCGGAATGGGAGGTGTTTCGCACAAAGATCGCTGCATTGCCCATGGACGCCCACTGGTGGCGTCGTATTTTTCTCGGGAATGCTTCTGACGTCGATCTTGATGGTGCGGGCCGCGTGCTGGTTTCGCCTGAACTCAGAATGGCTGCGGCACTAGAAAAAGAAATCATTCTGCTTGGTATGGGCAGCCACTTCGAATTATGGGATGCGTCGACCTACGCTGCGAAAGAACAGGCAGCGATGGCTCAAGGCATGCCCGACGCTTTAAAGAATTTCACGTTCTGA
- the rsmH gene encoding 16S rRNA (cytosine(1402)-N(4))-methyltransferase RsmH, which translates to MGNGGHHTVLLQEAVDALVTRNDGVYVDGTFGRGGHSQAVLDRLGAGARLIAFDKDPLAIATAQHITDSRFEIVHESFALLHEELAGRGVKRVSGVLLDLGVSSPQIDDPERGFSFRADGPLDMRMDPTRGESAADWLARATVQELTEVIRNYGEERFAFQIAKALVARRAESDHLGPLVSTGELAQLVARAVKTREKGKDPATRTFQAIRIHVNQELAELQVVLEAALSMLEQGGRLVVISFHSLEDRIVKRFMQTHASAPVVDRRLPIRAADLPGPVLKLVARVFANDAEVAANPRSRSAVMRVAERVAP; encoded by the coding sequence ATGGGAAACGGGGGGCATCACACCGTATTGCTGCAAGAGGCGGTCGACGCGCTGGTTACGCGCAACGACGGCGTTTATGTGGACGGCACATTTGGGCGCGGTGGTCATAGCCAGGCGGTGCTAGATCGGCTTGGCGCTGGCGCAAGGCTAATTGCCTTCGATAAAGATCCGCTTGCGATTGCCACGGCGCAGCACATTACCGATTCGCGTTTTGAAATCGTGCACGAGAGTTTTGCGTTGCTGCACGAGGAGCTGGCAGGGCGTGGGGTGAAGCGTGTGTCGGGGGTGCTGCTGGACTTGGGCGTGTCGTCGCCGCAAATCGATGATCCGGAACGGGGCTTCAGTTTTCGCGCTGATGGCCCGCTTGATATGCGAATGGACCCGACGCGTGGTGAGTCTGCTGCCGACTGGCTGGCTCGGGCGACGGTGCAGGAATTGACGGAGGTGATAAGAAATTATGGGGAAGAACGGTTTGCTTTTCAGATTGCAAAGGCGCTTGTTGCTCGCCGGGCAGAGTCCGACCATCTTGGGCCTCTCGTCAGCACGGGGGAGCTTGCCCAACTCGTGGCTCGCGCGGTCAAGACACGCGAGAAAGGGAAGGATCCGGCAACCCGGACTTTTCAGGCTATACGGATTCACGTCAATCAAGAGCTTGCGGAGCTGCAAGTCGTTTTAGAGGCTGCATTGTCGATGCTGGAGCAAGGGGGGCGGCTGGTGGTTATCAGCTTTCATTCGCTGGAGGATCGGATCGTCAAGCGATTCATGCAGACGCATGCCAGTGCGCCTGTGGTGGATCGCCGCTTGCCGATTCGTGCGGCGGATCTGCCTGGCCCGGTGCTCAAGCTGGTCGCACGGGTGTTTGCGAATGACGCGGAAGTTGCTGCGAATCCACGCTCCCGTTCGGCTGTGATGCGGGTGGCGGAGCGTGTCGCACCATGA
- the ftsL gene encoding cell division protein FtsL has translation MNRLNVFLLIVLMGCALSVVNGTNQQRQIFIQLQRAQSQERQLQQDYSQLQYQQSALSKTSRIEQLATTSLKMQPVTTGRTQYLTLEPGAAQAEDALIPYAPPAPAGVKGRGGAR, from the coding sequence ATGAACCGCCTTAACGTATTCCTGCTGATTGTCTTGATGGGTTGCGCGCTATCCGTCGTCAACGGGACTAATCAGCAGCGTCAGATATTTATCCAGTTGCAACGTGCGCAGTCGCAAGAGCGTCAGTTGCAGCAGGATTATTCCCAGCTTCAGTATCAGCAAAGTGCGTTATCCAAAACATCGCGTATTGAGCAACTTGCCACGACCTCGCTGAAAATGCAGCCGGTAACCACTGGCCGTACGCAGTATTTGACACTTGAGCCGGGTGCGGCTCAGGCAGAAGACGCGTTGATTCCCTACGCTCCTCCGGCCCCGGCTGGGGTGAAAGGGCGGGGAGGCGCGCGATGA
- a CDS encoding peptidoglycan D,D-transpeptidase FtsI family protein, which produces MKKSSNGKRVAFSSNPILSVRLPMWRSKLVVFMLFMAFVALAARAFWIQGPGNAFYQKQGESRYQRTLELPATRGKILDRNGLVLATSLPVRAIWAIPEGVPDDLGADKLAELGTLLGMTQKELRARLSEDKTFVYIKRQVPLDLATKVAALNIPGIYQRAEYKRFYPEGEITAHLIGFTSVEDEGQEGVELGDQKLLAGTSGSRRVIKDRMGRIIEDVDEQTAPHNGTDVDLSIDSKIQYIAYTNLKAAVEKFHAKAGAAVVVDVHTGEVLALVNYPTYNPNDRSHLTGEQLRNRILTDVFEPGSIMKPFTVSLALDLHRVSPTTLVDTGSGRFVLDGAQITDDSGFGVLTVGGVIQKSSNIGATKIAMQLRSEEMWNMYTSLGLGLAPKVGFPGAAAGRLRPWKSWRRIEQATMSYGYGLSASLFQLARAYTAIANDGQVMPVSIFRSPAGQSPVSTQVFSPTTTRQVRTMLETVTAPGGTSPDAAVPGYRVGGKSGTAYKHGSHGYEKSKYRASFVGMGPMPDPRIVVAVSVDEPTTGSHFGGQVSGPVFSAIVGDTLRALNVPPDMPVKQMVVSGGTASGTASAAQSASRGVQKLISNSAVKKLRVASDMKNSAGVMR; this is translated from the coding sequence ATGAAAAAATCATCTAATGGTAAACGCGTCGCGTTTTCGTCCAATCCGATTCTCTCCGTCCGGCTGCCGATGTGGCGCTCGAAACTCGTCGTGTTCATGCTGTTCATGGCGTTTGTTGCATTGGCTGCGCGTGCATTCTGGATTCAGGGGCCGGGTAACGCGTTTTATCAAAAGCAGGGCGAAAGCCGTTATCAGCGCACGCTCGAGCTGCCCGCTACCCGCGGCAAAATTCTTGACCGCAATGGTTTGGTGCTGGCCACGAGTCTGCCTGTGCGGGCGATTTGGGCTATTCCAGAGGGTGTGCCTGATGACCTCGGCGCTGACAAGCTGGCCGAACTCGGCACGCTATTGGGCATGACGCAAAAAGAGTTGCGCGCACGTTTGTCGGAAGACAAAACATTCGTCTATATCAAGCGCCAAGTTCCACTGGATCTCGCTACCAAAGTTGCCGCACTGAATATCCCAGGGATTTATCAGCGGGCCGAATACAAGCGGTTTTATCCCGAGGGTGAAATCACGGCCCACTTGATTGGCTTTACCAGCGTCGAGGATGAAGGCCAGGAAGGAGTGGAGCTGGGCGACCAGAAACTGCTCGCTGGCACGTCTGGCAGCCGCCGCGTTATCAAAGACCGGATGGGCCGGATTATCGAGGACGTTGATGAGCAAACTGCTCCTCACAATGGGACCGATGTTGACCTGTCGATCGACAGCAAGATTCAGTACATCGCCTACACCAATCTGAAAGCCGCTGTGGAGAAATTCCATGCGAAGGCCGGGGCGGCAGTGGTGGTGGATGTGCATACGGGCGAGGTGCTGGCACTCGTCAACTATCCGACTTACAACCCGAATGATCGCTCGCACCTCACGGGTGAGCAGCTACGCAACCGCATTCTGACCGACGTGTTCGAGCCGGGCTCGATCATGAAGCCGTTTACGGTGTCTCTCGCACTCGATCTGCATCGCGTGTCACCTACGACGCTGGTGGATACCGGGTCAGGCAGATTTGTGCTCGATGGTGCGCAGATTACCGATGACAGTGGCTTTGGTGTGCTGACGGTCGGTGGTGTGATCCAGAAGTCGAGCAACATTGGTGCGACCAAGATTGCCATGCAGCTTCGGTCAGAAGAAATGTGGAACATGTACACGAGTCTTGGTTTGGGGCTAGCGCCGAAGGTGGGTTTTCCGGGCGCTGCGGCTGGCCGTTTGCGGCCATGGAAAAGCTGGCGCCGGATTGAACAGGCGACGATGTCGTATGGCTATGGCCTGTCCGCGTCGCTCTTTCAACTGGCACGCGCCTATACCGCGATTGCAAACGATGGTCAGGTAATGCCGGTGTCTATTTTCCGGAGCCCTGCTGGCCAGTCACCGGTTAGCACGCAGGTTTTTTCTCCGACAACGACTCGCCAGGTTCGCACGATGCTTGAAACAGTGACCGCTCCTGGCGGCACGTCACCTGATGCTGCGGTGCCGGGCTATCGCGTGGGAGGCAAAAGCGGGACCGCATATAAACACGGTAGCCACGGTTATGAAAAATCGAAATATCGCGCGTCATTTGTCGGCATGGGGCCGATGCCTGATCCACGCATTGTCGTAGCCGTTTCAGTTGACGAACCGACCACTGGCAGTCACTTCGGCGGACAGGTTTCGGGCCCGGTGTTTTCAGCCATTGTCGGCGACACGCTGAGGGCGCTGAATGTGCCACCTGACATGCCAGTCAAGCAGATGGTGGTATCCGGTGGCACGGCCTCTGGCACCGCTAGTGCAGCCCAGTCAGCTTCTCGCGGTGTGCAAAAACTCATCAGTAATAGCGCTGTGAAGAAACTCCGCGTTGCCAGCGACATGAAGAACTCAGCGGGAGTGATGCGATGA
- a CDS encoding UDP-N-acetylmuramoyl-L-alanyl-D-glutamate--2,6-diaminopimelate ligase: MTALRAAPIAVPLAWLHTHVQPGAHLHADTRGLVAGDVFCAYAVDGADNRQFIARALEQGAAAVLVQPESFAGQIDSAKMLAVPHLNELVGAIASAWYGHPSDAMQVIGVTGTNGKTSCTQWIAAALSALNRPCAIIGTLGSGMPGQLEQTGFTTPVAPQLQRCLAQLQHAGAQAVAMEVSSHALHQGRVNGTAFDTAVFTNLTQDHLDYHGTFAAYEAAKARLFAWPGLRCAVINRDDAAGQRLLAAISGKVQTIAYGLEEQQGIRADALLRASNVRATTTGSAFHLASDWGQAEVEVATLGRFNVSNLLGVLGVLLAAGIPFEAALAELTKLEPVNGRMQRLGGRLPNDEPLIVIDYAHTPDALEKTLTALRPIAAARGGRLVCMFGCGGDRDAGKRPLMGAIADQLADSVIVTSDNPRTEPPQRIIDDIVAGMRNPATTTRIEDRASAILQAVRGAAREDVVVLAGKGHEATQEIMGRKREFSDQDHARLALAARTTQTRGGGE, from the coding sequence ATGACAGCGTTGCGCGCCGCGCCGATTGCCGTACCGCTCGCCTGGCTGCACACCCACGTGCAGCCAGGCGCTCATTTGCACGCCGATACGCGCGGGCTTGTGGCGGGCGATGTGTTTTGCGCTTATGCCGTGGATGGTGCCGATAATCGTCAGTTCATAGCGCGTGCCCTTGAGCAGGGTGCTGCCGCTGTGCTGGTTCAACCCGAGAGTTTCGCAGGCCAGATTGATTCAGCAAAGATGCTTGCCGTCCCTCATTTGAATGAGCTGGTGGGGGCGATTGCCAGCGCCTGGTATGGTCATCCGAGCGACGCGATGCAAGTGATCGGCGTTACCGGAACCAACGGCAAAACTTCATGCACGCAATGGATTGCAGCAGCCTTGAGCGCATTAAACCGGCCGTGCGCAATTATTGGAACGCTGGGTAGCGGCATGCCTGGTCAGTTGGAGCAAACGGGTTTTACGACGCCTGTCGCACCACAGCTGCAGCGTTGCCTCGCGCAATTGCAGCACGCGGGAGCACAGGCTGTAGCGATGGAAGTGTCATCGCATGCGCTGCATCAGGGGCGCGTCAATGGCACCGCATTTGATACCGCCGTCTTTACCAATCTGACTCAGGATCATCTCGACTATCACGGCACGTTCGCCGCCTATGAAGCGGCGAAGGCTCGCCTGTTTGCCTGGCCTGGCCTGCGCTGTGCGGTTATCAATCGTGATGATGCAGCTGGCCAGCGTCTGCTTGCTGCCATTTCCGGCAAGGTCCAGACGATTGCCTACGGCCTTGAGGAGCAGCAAGGCATTCGGGCCGATGCGTTACTACGGGCCTCGAACGTGCGCGCGACCACGACAGGATCGGCATTTCATCTGGCTTCCGACTGGGGGCAGGCTGAGGTTGAGGTAGCAACGCTCGGCCGTTTCAATGTCAGCAATCTGCTGGGCGTACTGGGTGTGTTGCTGGCAGCAGGGATTCCGTTTGAGGCGGCACTGGCCGAACTGACGAAGCTCGAACCAGTGAATGGTCGTATGCAACGACTCGGTGGGCGTTTGCCGAATGACGAGCCGCTGATCGTGATCGACTACGCCCACACGCCGGATGCACTGGAAAAAACTTTGACGGCACTGCGTCCTATCGCTGCCGCCCGTGGTGGCCGGCTGGTCTGCATGTTTGGTTGTGGCGGTGATCGTGATGCGGGCAAGCGGCCGCTGATGGGTGCGATTGCGGATCAACTGGCGGATAGCGTGATCGTGACCAGCGACAACCCGCGCACTGAGCCGCCGCAACGCATCATCGACGATATCGTGGCTGGCATGCGCAATCCGGCAACGACAACCCGCATCGAAGATCGCGCGAGTGCGATTCTTCAGGCCGTGCGTGGTGCTGCCCGTGAAGACGTTGTCGTGCTGGCAGGTAAGGGGCATGAAGCGACTCAGGAAATCATGGGCCGTAAGCGTGAATTCTCCGACCAGGATCATGCGCGTCTTGCGCTGGCAGCGCGGACTACCCAGACCCGTGGAGGTGGCGAATGA